The Misgurnus anguillicaudatus chromosome 21, ASM2758022v2, whole genome shotgun sequence genome includes a window with the following:
- the msantd1 gene encoding myb/SANT-like DNA-binding domain-containing protein 1 isoform X2, which produces MASEDCFSYTVPGSSEKHRRARNWTDSEMKALVYIWEEYVTELKKAKRNAKIYETMAKQLYELTGEQRHREEIKMKITNMTFQFRKLKYTANGGTPDWPYYKSIERILSKVPDHSHMSPPNLPTSGPSTSQLDSSVPQSAPPSGFLPEYTGSSDEKDINKEDDGLTENSESSFETRSQPRKRRRLTHTSLRRKKLQVLDAMLKEQRRISHAVEDACHEVRRVMHQQNFLQVQSLQLQERMMNLLEKMIPAVTQPTQSCPNLPASKGLGTPTLE; this is translated from the exons atggcCTCTGAAGACTGTTTTAGTTACACTGTGCCCGGCTCAAGCGAGAAGCACAGGAGGGCTCGTAACTGGACGGATTCGGAGATGAAAGCCCTTGTGTACATTTGGGAAGAGTATGTGACCGAGCTCAAGAAGGCTAAACGCAATGCAAAGATCTACGAGACGATGGCTAAGCAACTTTACGAATTAACTGGAGAACAGCGACACAGAGAGGAAATCAAGATGAAGATCACCAACATGACTTTTCAATTCAG GAAGCTGAAGTATACTGCAAATGGTGGTACACCTGATTGGCCATACTACAAATCTATTGAGCGGATCTTGTCAAAGGTACCAGACCATTCACATATGAGCCCACCAAACCTCCCGACGTCTGGCCCCTCAACCTCCCAACTTGATTCTTCTGTGCCCCAGTCAGCTCCACCAAGTGGGTTTCTACCCGAGTACACGGGTTCCTCGGACGAAAAAGACATCAACAAGGAAGATGATGGTCTAACAGAAAACTCTGAAAGTTCTTTTGAGACCAG GTCACAGCCACGAAAGAGACGGAGACTGACGCACACTTCGCTGCGACGAAAGAAGCTGCAAGTCCTGGATGCAATGCTGAAGGAACAACGCAGGATAAGCCATGCAGTAGAGGACGCATGTCACGAAGTTCGCCGTGTTATGCATCAGCAGAACTTCCTGCAGGTGCAGAGCCTTCAGCTTCAAGAACGAATGATGAATCTTTTGGAAAAGATGATTCCTGCTGTTACACAGCCTACCCAATCTTGCCCCAACCTACCAGCCTCAAAGGGTTTAGGAACACCCACACTTGAGTGA
- the msantd1 gene encoding myb/SANT-like DNA-binding domain-containing protein 1 isoform X1 → MASEDCFSYTVPGSSEKHRRARNWTDSEMKALVYIWEEYVTELKKAKRNAKIYETMAKQLYELTGEQRHREEIKMKITNMTFQFRQVKLKYTANGGTPDWPYYKSIERILSKVPDHSHMSPPNLPTSGPSTSQLDSSVPQSAPPSGFLPEYTGSSDEKDINKEDDGLTENSESSFETRSQPRKRRRLTHTSLRRKKLQVLDAMLKEQRRISHAVEDACHEVRRVMHQQNFLQVQSLQLQERMMNLLEKMIPAVTQPTQSCPNLPASKGLGTPTLE, encoded by the exons atggcCTCTGAAGACTGTTTTAGTTACACTGTGCCCGGCTCAAGCGAGAAGCACAGGAGGGCTCGTAACTGGACGGATTCGGAGATGAAAGCCCTTGTGTACATTTGGGAAGAGTATGTGACCGAGCTCAAGAAGGCTAAACGCAATGCAAAGATCTACGAGACGATGGCTAAGCAACTTTACGAATTAACTGGAGAACAGCGACACAGAGAGGAAATCAAGATGAAGATCACCAACATGACTTTTCAATTCAGGCAAGT GAAGCTGAAGTATACTGCAAATGGTGGTACACCTGATTGGCCATACTACAAATCTATTGAGCGGATCTTGTCAAAGGTACCAGACCATTCACATATGAGCCCACCAAACCTCCCGACGTCTGGCCCCTCAACCTCCCAACTTGATTCTTCTGTGCCCCAGTCAGCTCCACCAAGTGGGTTTCTACCCGAGTACACGGGTTCCTCGGACGAAAAAGACATCAACAAGGAAGATGATGGTCTAACAGAAAACTCTGAAAGTTCTTTTGAGACCAG GTCACAGCCACGAAAGAGACGGAGACTGACGCACACTTCGCTGCGACGAAAGAAGCTGCAAGTCCTGGATGCAATGCTGAAGGAACAACGCAGGATAAGCCATGCAGTAGAGGACGCATGTCACGAAGTTCGCCGTGTTATGCATCAGCAGAACTTCCTGCAGGTGCAGAGCCTTCAGCTTCAAGAACGAATGATGAATCTTTTGGAAAAGATGATTCCTGCTGTTACACAGCCTACCCAATCTTGCCCCAACCTACCAGCCTCAAAGGGTTTAGGAACACCCACACTTGAGTGA
- the msantd1 gene encoding myb/SANT-like DNA-binding domain-containing protein 1 isoform X3 gives MASEDCFSYTVPGSSEKHRRARNWTDSEMKALVYIWEEYVTELKKAKRNAKIYETMAKQLYELTGEQRHREEIKMKITNMTFQFRQLKYTANGGTPDWPYYKSIERILSKVPDHSHMSPPNLPTSGPSTSQLDSSVPQSAPPSGFLPEYTGSSDEKDINKEDDGLTENSESSFETRSQPRKRRRLTHTSLRRKKLQVLDAMLKEQRRISHAVEDACHEVRRVMHQQNFLQVQSLQLQERMMNLLEKMIPAVTQPTQSCPNLPASKGLGTPTLE, from the exons atggcCTCTGAAGACTGTTTTAGTTACACTGTGCCCGGCTCAAGCGAGAAGCACAGGAGGGCTCGTAACTGGACGGATTCGGAGATGAAAGCCCTTGTGTACATTTGGGAAGAGTATGTGACCGAGCTCAAGAAGGCTAAACGCAATGCAAAGATCTACGAGACGATGGCTAAGCAACTTTACGAATTAACTGGAGAACAGCGACACAGAGAGGAAATCAAGATGAAGATCACCAACATGACTTTTCAATTCAGGCAA CTGAAGTATACTGCAAATGGTGGTACACCTGATTGGCCATACTACAAATCTATTGAGCGGATCTTGTCAAAGGTACCAGACCATTCACATATGAGCCCACCAAACCTCCCGACGTCTGGCCCCTCAACCTCCCAACTTGATTCTTCTGTGCCCCAGTCAGCTCCACCAAGTGGGTTTCTACCCGAGTACACGGGTTCCTCGGACGAAAAAGACATCAACAAGGAAGATGATGGTCTAACAGAAAACTCTGAAAGTTCTTTTGAGACCAG GTCACAGCCACGAAAGAGACGGAGACTGACGCACACTTCGCTGCGACGAAAGAAGCTGCAAGTCCTGGATGCAATGCTGAAGGAACAACGCAGGATAAGCCATGCAGTAGAGGACGCATGTCACGAAGTTCGCCGTGTTATGCATCAGCAGAACTTCCTGCAGGTGCAGAGCCTTCAGCTTCAAGAACGAATGATGAATCTTTTGGAAAAGATGATTCCTGCTGTTACACAGCCTACCCAATCTTGCCCCAACCTACCAGCCTCAAAGGGTTTAGGAACACCCACACTTGAGTGA